The Globicephala melas chromosome 20, mGloMel1.2, whole genome shotgun sequence genome contains a region encoding:
- the CEP295NL gene encoding LOW QUALITY PROTEIN: protein DDC8 homolog (The sequence of the model RefSeq protein was modified relative to this genomic sequence to represent the inferred CDS: inserted 1 base in 1 codon; deleted 3 bases in 2 codons; substituted 5 bases at 5 genomic stop codons): protein MKGNAERAPWRSPSPDNKALLLRQKHQLLHIREKGDLPPQRRQDLXQXEELPQRLAEELQAEQQEAPGQQVRGLERLYLARLLEGAVAGRLPEDHEPDSEGSTQPGAARSPRAERKHTVAVRQEKGHREELVXRQPWGTTSRRRAVDQERQGASRATGLSPCPLSPPERSKGKHVPSTKTGGGHRPIDPGLSRGTDLVPAAVGEIKCLEERETETAQDGRRQLGKRTACLQGPKNHCLDQSPEGEADDLEQLWPVGSTCRRGASPLAQLCDESRWXGELEFASEELLFDTNRKLRKHLNLHLDLKSGMDQSPSEEXGFEETQAWRRESQRKRNARDAEMDMQRWLPAGEPASPAGVDAHLTPSRTSLKKLLSKPRNQKSHRMAKCVLENDSKPWSPEAGTSVDEENLLSCSPQSSQEPPRPDALVQGSLQLHPQEQADRDGLTASRQKQKMQVEQRTPKQLDSLEQVRHPKMSLEADLQTELEDGRREQRQASLAHRKPDSPPDQEKKGGYDRSPTSPSASIVHDDRHSQMIRDLQQQILEQNKLHKQFLEEARKCLXEFQGIC from the exons ATGAAAGGAAACGCGGAGAGAGCCCCTTGGCGGAGCCCCAGTCCCGACAACAAAGCCTTGCTTTTGAGGCAGAAGCACCAATTGCTACACATCCGAGAGAAAGGAGACCTGCCCCCGCAGAGGAGACAGGACCTCTAGC TGGAAGAGCTGCCCCAGCGCTTGGCCGAGGAGCTGCAGGCAGAGCAGCAGGAGGCCCCAGGCCAGCAGGTCCGAGGCCTGGAGAGGCTGTACTTAGCACGTCTGTTGGAGGGG GCGGTGGCGGGCAGACTGCCCGAGGACCATGAACCTGACTCAGAGGGCTCGACCCAGCCAGGAGCAGCCAGGTCGCCCAGGGCCGAGAGGAAGCACACAGTGGCCGTGCGGCAAGAGAAGGGACACAGGGAAGAGCTGGTCTGACGGCAGCCCTGGGGCACCACGTCCCGGAGAAGAGCGGTGGACCAGGAGAGGCAGGGAGCCTCCAGAGCCACGGGCCTGAGTCCTTGTCCCCTGAGCCCACCAGAGAGGAGTAAAGGAAAACACGTGCCTTCAACGAAGACCGGCGGGGGCCACCGTCCCATTGACCCTGGGCTGAGCAGAGGGACAGACTTGGTCCCTGCTGCTGTAGGGGAGATCAAATGCCTGGAGGAACGGGAGACTGAAACAGCCCAGGACggcaggaggcagctggggaAGCGAACGGCTTGTCTTCAAGGCCCGAAAAACCACTGTTTGGATCAGAGCCCCGAGGGCGAAGCCGACGACCTGGAACAGCTGTGGCCAGTCGGCTCGACCTGCAGAAGGGGGGCCTCACCGCTGGCACAGCTCTGTGACGAGAGCAGGTGGTAGGGAGAGCTGGAGTTTGCCTCTGAAGAGTTGTTGTTTGATACCAACCGGAAGCTGAGAAAACACCTGAACTTGCACCTGGATCTCAAGTCCGGGATGGATCAGAGCCCCAGTGAAGAATAGGGCTTTGAGGAGACGCAGGCGTGGAGAAGGGAGAGCCAGAGaaagaggaatgcaagagatgcaGAGATGGACATGCAGAGATGGCTCCCCGCCGGGGAGCCCGCGAGTCCAGCGGGGGTGGACGCCCACCTGACGCCGTCCAGAACCAGCCTGAAAAAGTTACTAAGCAAGCCCAGGAACCAAAAATCCCATAGGATGGCCAAGTGCGTGCTTGAGAATGACAGTAAACCGTGGTCTCCCGAGGCAGGGACATCTGTCGATGAAGAGAACCTGCTCTCGTGCAGCCCCCAATCCAGCCAGGAGCCTCCCCGACCGGACGCGCTGGTGCAGGGCTCCCTTCAGCTTCACCCGCAAGAACAGGCAGACAGAGATGGCTTGACGGCATCAAGGCAGAAGCAGAAAATGCAGGTGGAGCAGAGAACACCAAAGCAGCTGGACTCGCTCGAGCAAGTCAGACACCCCAAGATGAGCTTGGAGGCCGACCTCCAGACAGAGCTGGAAGATGGGAGGAGGGAACAGAGGCAAGCTTCTCTGGCTCATCGGAAGCCTGACTCC CCTCCAGAccaggagaagaaaggagggtATGACCGCAGCCCCACTTCCCCCTCGGCCAGCATCGTCCACGATGACAGGCACAGTCAGATGATCCGTGACCTTCAACAGCAAATTCTAGAGCAAAACAAGTTGCACAAGCAGTTTCTTGAAGAAGCCAGGAAATGCTTGTGAGAGTTTCAGGGAATATGTTAA